The Alphaproteobacteria bacterium genomic interval AATGGGACGTGAAGCAGGTTTGTTCTCAGGTCCTAATGTTCCTACTATATCCCGTGTCTCTGGACCTTCTGGACATTCTTTTCGAACAAGTTTGCAGATAACTGATTGCTCATAATTTTCCAAAGTTTGACAGGTAGATGTCCAGGATTCGCCGATAATGCGGATCTTCTCAGGGGCGTACATGCGCGCAACGGGATAATACGTTTTAGCGCGACATTTTGGATCATCGGGACGATGGTTTCCTTTAGAACACCAGTAGTTTGAATATTTTGCAGGCTCTATATGAAACTCAGGTGGAAGAAGGGATTTGGAGCATTTATATTCCTGTGAGGATTTAGATTCTTCACAAGTTTTAATGTCAAATTCTGACGAGGGGAGGATGTTTTGAAGTGGTTCTAGCAGTGTGCGTTCCGGATTTATAACTGATTTATATGAATTTTTAGAAATAGGGTCGTACTCAGGATCTACAACAAAATACGGCCTATTCTCTGCTGTTTTTTTAAGATGGTTTGCTACCTCACTATTCTCAAAGGAATGTTGTGTTGCTGCTTCAATAGAATGATGCTCGTTTAAAGAAACCTCTTGAGGCATATCCGTTTTGTAATCAGGAAGTAGGTTCGGCGTATTAGATTTTATAGTCTCCACTGCATGCATTTGCAGTTTTGAGACATAATCATTCGCATAAGCGTTCCACGGGGATGTCAGAAAAACCAATAAAAGTGCAACAATCATGACCCTTCCTTTTTAAACTTTTGAAGAACGTAGTTGAAGGTAACGTTGCCTGAGAGAGATTTAAATTCTTCAGAAGAATTTTCTCTTAAAACAAAAGTGGGAACGGATTTAACTTGAAACTTTTCAAAAAGAGTTGGGTCGATGAGAGCTTCTATTCTAAGTTTTTGAAGTTTTAGAGCTGTTGCTTTAAAGGAGTTTTTATAAAGTCCACGTAAGACAAGATCCCCTTCATTTTTTTGTGCTTCTCTAAAGAGGTTTTTGAGTATTTCACCCGACATCGTAAAGGAGACAAAAATAAGGAGCTTGGGCGTTCTTTCTGTTGAAATGCTTTTTGTAACGTCTTGCATCGAAGGATCTGGATAAATAGAGGCTAAAAAGGCGCTCAAAACTAGAGAAGGCAACAATTTCGTTTCCTCCAAATTAGATAGCCAAAATCTTCCCCTTGGTAGGGGTGGGTTTTTCCTGATGACCACAAGAGATCGCTTCGTCCAAGCGGATGACAGGAATTGCTTGGAGCGGGATATGTCATTTGGGTTTTGTACTGTGATTTCCGAATGATCGGCATGGGGTATTTGCCGCATAGGCCTTGCGTGCCGATATACCCCATAAGGAGCCCTTCTCGGTGCAATTTGGCCATAAAACGTTGAATCGCAAGCAAACTTGCTTGTATCCCGCCACTGTGGGCTGGAATGCTTCCAGTAAAGGGATACATAGATCCTTGGCAACCAGCACACCAAAAAAGAGCATCAACACCAAACCCAGCTGATGCAGCAACACAATCTGCTGCACAAGCTGCTTGTGCTATTGAATTTCCAAAAAGACCTGCCTCTGGGTTGATGATAAAACTTGTTTCGTCATCACCCCACAAAGGATCAAGTTCTGTGAGATAGGCAACATCTACTTCTGCCTTCTCTAGACAAATAAAATCCGTCAGGAGCTCTAACCAATAAATCATAGGATAAATGTACCAATGCACATGGTAGAAACTCTGTTGCATGTGACCCTTAATAGAGTGGCCAACAGTTCCGTGTCCTTGGATAGTGTTGGCAGGCCCCATGGTAATACCTCCGAGACTTACCATGCAATAAGGAGTACGTGTTACATCTACGAGTCGAACCGGTTCCCAAAAGGATATGGGAATTCCGATTCTTGGAGGATCTTTACAGTAACAGATAGGGGTTCTTGGGTTAGATGTGTCTTCGCCTTGAGAAACAGGCATTCCTGCAATAGTTATAGGGAATATACAGCTCCAACAAACGTCTGTTATTGGATTGATCATTCTACCAACACAGTTACAAAGCCCCTCTCCTGACGTGAATATTAAAGATAATATGATGAAGAGGGCTCTAATCATGAGAATTCTCTCCGCACTCTGAAGGGGGAATTTCTATAATTTTGAGTTTCAAACCTTCTTGTGTGACGATTGAGGGAACATGCTTGATAGCGAGTTTTTTTGTAAGTGTTCCAAACTGATCAAAATAAACAGGACAATCCTTCATGAGCTTAAAAGGATTGCCTGACAAAAGAATGATTTTGGATTTTTGCCTTCTGGCCCACTTCACCTGCTTTGCATCTTCACCATCGATAAAAACAAGTGGTTGCTTCAATGAGATGTATTTGAGAGGGTTAAGTTTTGTGCCTTTCTTATGCATAAGAGTCCCTCTATGGTCTCTGATATCACTCGAAACTGTTATGCTGGGATCGTAGAAAAACTCTCGTTTTTTTGTTGCTTTTGTCATTCCTGAAACTGGCCTTAAATGAAGGACTCGTTTTTCAAGTTCCTCAGCATGGATTTTGAGCGTTCCCTCTTTCTCAAGGTTTTTTAATTTTTGCAACATATCTTTGAGAAGATCACGTTCTTCAATCTCAAAGATCGCACCATGTACGCCGTAGTCCTGAGCTTGAGCGGGAGAACATAAAAGGAAAATAAAGAGAAGGATCATACTCGACTCCTTCTCAATAGGCCAAAACACTTTCCTTGTAGATGTTCCTGCTTAACAAGCCCAAACTCTTCATACCTGGAGTCAAAGGAATCAGGATGGTTTGTGCCCACAAAAACATAGCCCTTGGGAATTTTGGATAGGGTGAGAGGTGTAAGCGGTTTCCCAAACTTCGTATGGGCTTTTTGCGCTCCAATGGGTTTTCCAGCTACAAAAGTTTTTCCATCATTGTTTTTGATTTCATCTCCTGGAAGTCCCAGTAAGTACTTCGTAAAATGCGTGTTTAGAAAATATTTGGTATTATGATCTTCTATTCCAACTAGATCCCCCCTTTTTAAGGGCAAGTATTTAATGCAGAAGAAAACATTGCTTCCAAGGCTTTCGCTACAATTGAAGCTGATGTAAGTGCAGGTGATCAGAACAAATAAAAAGCAAGAGCTTGTTCCTGCAAAGAAAAGATATTTCATTCCTTTCTCCTAGAAACTTTCTCAATAGCATCAGTGAGACTCATACCTTGCTTGGTAAAAGTCTCAACAGCAGCAAACTCTTGCGGGTTTGTTGAGTAAAGTATAAGTGAGAAAGGATCCAGAAAAAGCCGTCCCACGGCATAACCATGGGGTCCATAAATCATGATTTCAGCGTATTCACCTTGTTTGGTTTTAACTGAGTGAAGCAAGGTCTCCATATGAGGATCCATAGAAATGCGTCCCGACTCTTTAAGACTTTTTATAGACTCTGCCTTTTGAGAAAGAAGGCACATCCAATCAGAATTCTCAAAGGCAGCTTGGGCGGCAGGGGAGGCATAAAAGTCATTTACGGATTGAGTGCCAACAACAAGAGAGCCACGATATTTACGGAGCCGTCGAGCAGCCGTTTCAATAAAGAGCCCCGATTGTTTGCCGCGCAGCATATCCCAGGCCTCATCAAGAACAACGTTCGTGGGAGTTTTTCTGT includes:
- the trbC gene encoding type-F conjugative transfer system pilin assembly protein TrbC, which gives rise to MLPSLVLSAFLASIYPDPSMQDVTKSISTERTPKLLIFVSFTMSGEILKNLFREAQKNEGDLVLRGLYKNSFKATALKLQKLRIEALIDPTLFEKFQVKSVPTFVLRENSSEEFKSLSGNVTFNYVLQKFKKEGS
- a CDS encoding TraU family protein; the protein is MIRALFIILSLIFTSGEGLCNCVGRMINPITDVCWSCIFPITIAGMPVSQGEDTSNPRTPICYCKDPPRIGIPISFWEPVRLVDVTRTPYCMVSLGGITMGPANTIQGHGTVGHSIKGHMQQSFYHVHWYIYPMIYWLELLTDFICLEKAEVDVAYLTELDPLWGDDETSFIINPEAGLFGNSIAQAACAADCVAASAGFGVDALFWCAGCQGSMYPFTGSIPAHSGGIQASLLAIQRFMAKLHREGLLMGYIGTQGLCGKYPMPIIRKSQYKTQMTYPAPSNSCHPLGRSDLLWSSGKTHPYQGEDFGYLIWRKRNCCLL
- the traW gene encoding type-F conjugative transfer system protein TraW — its product is MILLFIFLLCSPAQAQDYGVHGAIFEIEERDLLKDMLQKLKNLEKEGTLKIHAEELEKRVLHLRPVSGMTKATKKREFFYDPSITVSSDIRDHRGTLMHKKGTKLNPLKYISLKQPLVFIDGEDAKQVKWARRQKSKIILLSGNPFKLMKDCPVYFDQFGTLTKKLAIKHVPSIVTQEGLKLKIIEIPPSECGENSHD
- the lepB gene encoding signal peptidase I, whose product is MKYLFFAGTSSCFLFVLITCTYISFNCSESLGSNVFFCIKYLPLKRGDLVGIEDHNTKYFLNTHFTKYLLGLPGDEIKNNDGKTFVAGKPIGAQKAHTKFGKPLTPLTLSKIPKGYVFVGTNHPDSFDSRYEEFGLVKQEHLQGKCFGLLRRSRV